The Andrena cerasifolii isolate SP2316 chromosome 15, iyAndCera1_principal, whole genome shotgun sequence genome includes a window with the following:
- the LOC143377266 gene encoding uncharacterized protein LOC143377266 isoform X4, with amino-acid sequence MSGSSRRIAFLFLLGASFCWTASCSANLARPARATKGRLPTPYSSWRVVLCLTQSQSSLKTDIQKAWDKARLESSHADMNVSYIEALPKADSLTYPLSLLNKFCTEIKAGKTVLSLIIGGGSAARFLVTAAAALNLPALWLPFTHEDYLRQGNLGRFESRIGSSTKEVGAAAAALMHRANWHAFTLLIDTTLLPVTHLLQTDQPTLTPRTIIHLPTNDKTLRMRLRRVAEEGGSGGVIVMGCDLNNARKILAAAGKFEMLAGRFLWLWLDLKAELRPNEPNIISTHIVHNSRAALATNENSAPAESANRNANLVIESHLALDSLPSLANDIHRLQEYRWQNEKTAVKQEEKRFHLSDDEEFRFTDKDLNSKDFMPVGMLALRPSGVKLIGSDTILSRVIRETSQALDETLLEIKTKVNRLGELQLEENFTPECLPERKSKFLASEIRGNVSKILTQKLRKSVGQISKDKAKFHLLNLQAIRFPGNKTQLRWTKVGTVKGAKEVHLDTIIWPGGGIVPAYLEQGGEKIGMPMYRIVTALASPFTMVTSLQEGLCLRGIFCRQGSTVMCCYGLSMDLMSVVSRELGFRYDLYLVQDGLFGKRNGRSGAWNGIMGELVSGRAQLAFAPLSVSAHRAEVVDFTTPYFFSGVSFLTAPKLKPEIPLFAFLVPFSTELWIAVFTSLNFTAIAVALYEWFSPFGLNPWGRQRSKNFSIASALWVMWGLLCGHLVAFKAPKSWPNKFLINIWGGFSVIFVASYTANIAALIAGLFFHSAVSNYHDKSLLLQKVGAPRASAAEYYVKKANPPLWSHMARYSLSNVAEGVERLRNGSLDILIADTPILDYYRAIDDGCRLQKIGDTINEDTYAVALTKGHPLKESISKVIANYTSTGLLDILQEKWYGGLPCIRGRGGMDTGLEHKQGGQPRPLDVASVAGVFCLLGMGVVLGSIILAGEHLFYKYTLPRLRHRPEDSIWRSRNVMFFSQKLYRFINCVELVSPHHAARELVHTEHEQRRRRKSKAQFFEMIQEIRRVQQEEKIETVPEEPGKLSAVRKDEKGRERSRSKSPLMPRSPKSKEKSRSSTNLSGSRLGLSPVNLETPMKPREFTLSSTNLRARSPLETVGRRLSHGDGGSPPPRLGSHFGGSATLRPLAPIKSDAAAVGSAATAPRYSRSPAKRGQSFPVFATLRPPHSTGHQMSKSPLLSPTNELTSAIGRKLSREWGSGTIDLTRSSEAVGGGSTCTLNQQMTLSLERPTHEKAKNDALPIKTPIRRARSHENRDTGKLMADLPSPRLTAQPVVGGRSVSERTKKQLESELKAILSARAHHRDLHPP; translated from the exons ATGTCTGGCTCCTCTCGGAGAATTGCCTTTCTATTTTTGTTGGGAGCGTCCTTCTGCTGGACAGCCTCCTGCTCCGCGAACCTGGCCAGGCCTGCGAGAGCGACCAAGGGCAGGCTTCCAACACCTTACTCTTCGTGGCGCGTGGTGCTATGCCTGACACAGTCGCAGAGCTCCCTTAAGACGGATATTCAGAAGGCGTGGGATAAAGCGAGGCTGGAGTCAAGCCACGCGGACATGAATGTATCCTACATAGAGGCACTGCCTAAGGCAGACTCGCTGACGTATCCTCTGTCGCTGCTGAACAAGTTCTGCACCGAGATTAAAGCTGGGAAGACAGTGCTGAGCCTGATCATCGGGGGAGGGTCAGCTGCAAGGTTCCTCGTTACAGCTGCAGCCGCTTTAAACCTCCCAGCGTTGTGGTTGCCATTCACGCACGAGGACTACCTTCGGCAG GGAAATCTTGGGAGGTTCGAGAGTCGCATAGGCTCGAGTACCAAAGAAGTCGGGGCAGCTGCTGCGGCTTTAATGCACAGGGCTAACTGGCACGCGTTCACTCTTCTCATCGACACCACCCTGCTTCCAGTGACTCATCTTTTGCAAACGGATCAACCGACATTAACGCCCAGGACGATTATACACCTGCCGACGAACGACAAGACTTTGAGGATGAGACTGAGACGAGTTGCCGAAGAAGGAGGGAGCGGAGGAGTCATAGTGATGGGTTGCGATCTGAACAACGCGAGGAAGATACTCGCTGCCGCGGGGAAGTTCGAGATGCTCGCTGGGAGGTTCCTGTGGCTCTGGCTGGACCTCAAAGCGGAGTTAAGGCCCAACGAGCCGAATATAATTAGTACGCACATCGTGCACAACTCGAGGGCGGCGCTCGCGACGAATGAGAACTCAGCGCCCGCAGAGAGCGCGAACAGAAACGCGAACCTGGTGATCGAGAGCCACCTGGCGCTGGACTCTCTGCCGAGCTTGGCCAACGACATACATCGACTGCAGGAGTACAGGTGGCAGAACGAGAAGACTGCGGTGAAGCAGGAGGAGAAACGATTTCACTTGAGCGACGACGAGGAGTTTCGGTTCACGGACAAGGACCTGAATTCTAAGGACTTCATGCCGGTCGGCATGCTCGCCCTAAGGCCCTCTGGCGTGAAGCTGATAGGCAGCGACACGATATTGTCTAGGGTGATAAGGGAGACCTCGCAGGCATTGGACGAGACGCTACTAGAAATCAAGACAAAGGTGAATCGTTTGGGGGAGCTGCAACTGGAGGAGAACTTCACGCCGGAGTGCCTCCCGGAGCGGAAGTCTAAGTTCCTCGCCAGCGAGATTAGAGGTAACGTCTCTAAGATCTTGACGCAGAAGCTGAGGAAGTCCGTGGGTCAGATTTCGAAGGACAAGGCTAAGTTTCACTTGCTGAACTTGCAAGCCATAAGGTTCCCCGGGAATAAGACTCAACTGAG ATGGACGAAAGTGGGCACCGTGAAGGGTGCGAAGGAAGTTCACCTCGACACCATCATCTGGCCAGGGGGCGGGATTGTTCCGGCCTACCTCGAGCAAGGCGGCGAGAAGATAGGGATGCCTATGTACCGAATCGTCACGGCGCTCGCGTCGCCGTTCACCATGGTGACTAGCTTGCAAGAAGGTCTCTGCCTCAGAGGAATATTCTGCCGCCAAGGCAGCACTGTGATGTGTTGTTACGGTCTAAGCATGGACCTGATGTCCGTGGTGTCTCGCGAGCTAGGATTCCGCTACGACCTATACCTGGTGCAGGACGGCCTGTTCGGGAAGAGGAACGGCAGAAGCGGCGCTTGGAACGGAATAATGGGGGAGCTGGTTTCCGGGCGGGCGCAGCTGGCATTCGCGCCTCTGAGCGTGTCCGCTCACAGAGCCGAGGTAGTGGACTTCACCACGCCGTACTTCTTTAGCGGAGTTAGCTTCCTGACCGCGCCGAAGCTGAAGCCCGAGATTCCGCTGTTCGCGTTTCTCGTCCCGTTCAGCACGGAGCTGTGGATCGCCGTCTTCACGTCCCTGAACTTCACTGCCATAGCAGTGGCGCTGTACGAGTGGTTCAGCCCGTTCGGTCTGAACCCCTGGGGCAGACAACGAAGCAAGAACTTCTCGATAGCCTCCGCCTTGTGGGTGATGTGGGGCCTCCTCTGCGGCCACCTGGTCGCCTTCAAGGCCCCCAAGTCCTGGCCTAACAAGTTTCTCATCAACATTTGGGGAGGCTTCTCTGTTATTTTCGTGGCTTCCTACACGGCCAACATAGCCGCCCTCATCGCGGGGCTCTTCTTCCACTCGGCAGTGAGCAACTATCATGACAAAAGC TTACTGCTGCAGAAGGTCGGCGCGCCGAGGGCATCCGCGGCCGAATACTACGTGAAGAAAGCAAACCCGCCGCTGTGGTCGCACATGGCGCGCTACTCGCTGTCAAACGTCGCCGAGGGCGTAGAGAGGTTAAGGAACGGTAGCTTGGATATCCTGATAGCCGACACCCCTATTCTGGATTACTATCGAGCGATAGACGACGGCTGCCGCTTGCAAAAGATCGGCGACACCATAAACGAGGACACGTACGCCGTGGCCCTTACAAAGGGGCACCCGCTGAAAGAAAGTATCTCCAAAGTAATAGCAAACTACACGAGCACAGGGTTGCTGGATATATTGCAGGAGAAATG GTACGGCGGGCTGCCTTGTATTCGAGGCAGGGGCGGTATGGACACAGGCCTGGAGCACAAGCAAGGAGGCCAGCCGAGACCTCTGGACGTGGCTTCTGTGGCTGGTGTGTTTTGCCTCCTCGGGATGGGCGTGGTGCTTGGCAGCATCATACTGGCCGGGGAGCACCTGTTTTATAAGTACACCCTGCCGAGGCTGAGGCACAGGCCAGAGGACTCTATATGGCGCAGCCGGAACGTGATGTTCTTCTCGCAGAAGCTGTACAGATTCATCAATTGCGTGGAGCTGGTGTCGCCCCATCACGCCGCCCGGGAATTGGTTCACACG GAGCACGAACAGCGTCGTCGACGGAAAAGCAAAGCCCAGTTCTTCGAGATGATTCAAGAGATTCGAAG AGTCCAGCAAGAGGAAAAGATAGAGACAGTGCCGGAGGAGCCGGGCAAACTGTCGGCGGTCAGGAAGGACGAGAAAGGGAGGGAGAGGAGCCGTAGCAAAAGCCCTCTGATGCCTCGTAGCCCGAAGAGCAAGGAGAAGAGCAGGAGCTCGACCAATCTGTCCGGCTCCAGGCTCGGCTTATCCCCGGTCAACTTGGAAACCCCGATGAAACCGAGGGAGTTCACCCTGAGCAGCACGAACCTCAGGGCGAGGAGCCCGCTGGAGACCGTGGGCCGGCGATTGAGCCACGGCGACGGCGGCTCGCCACCGCCGCGTCTCGGCTCTCACTTCGGCGGGAGCGCCACCTTGCGGCCGCTAGCTCCGATCAAGAGCGACGCCGCTGCGGTCGGGAGCGCCGCGACGGCCCCGAGGTACTCCCGGAGCCCAGCGAAACGTGGACAATCCTTTCCGGTGTTCGCCACGCTCAGGCCGCCGCACTCCACCGGCCATCAAATGTCCAAGAGCCCCTTGCTGTCGCCCACCAACGAGCTCACGTCCGCCATCGGCAGGAAACTGTCGCGGGAATGGGGCTCCGGCACCATCGACCTCACCAGGTCCTCCGAGGCGGTCGGCGGTGGCTCCACCTGCACGCTCAACCAGCAAATGACCCTCTCCTTGGAGCGCCCGACGCACGAGAAGGCGAAGAACGACGCGCTGCCGATCAAGACCCCGATACGGCGGGCCAGGAGCCACGAGAACAGAGACACTGGCAAACTGATGGCCGATCTGCCGTCGCCGAGGCTCACCGCGCAGCCGGTGGTGGGAGGCCGATCGGTAAGCGAACGAACCAAAAAGCAATTAGAGTCCGAGCTGAAAGCTATATTGAGCGCCAGGGCTCACCACCGCGACTTGCATCCTCCTTGA
- the LOC143377266 gene encoding uncharacterized protein LOC143377266 isoform X3 produces the protein MSGSSRRIAFLFLLGASFCWTASCSANLARPARATKGRLPTPYSSWRVVLCLTQSQSSLKTDIQKAWDKARLESSHADMNVSYIEALPKADSLTYPLSLLNKFCTEIKAGKTVLSLIIGGGSAARFLVTAAAALNLPALWLPFTHEDYLRQGNLGRFESRIGSSTKEVGAAAAALMHRANWHAFTLLIDTTLLPVTHLLQTDQPTLTPRTIIHLPTNDKTLRMRLRRVAEEGGSGGVIVMGCDLNNARKILAAAGKFEMLAGRFLWLWLDLKAELRPNEPNIISTHIVHNSRAALATNENSAPAESANRNANLVIESHLALDSLPSLANDIHRLQEYRWQNEKTAVKQEEKRFHLSDDEEFRFTDKDLNSKDFMPVGMLALRPSGVKLIGSDTILSRVIRETSQALDETLLEIKTKVNRLGELQLEENFTPECLPERKSKFLASEIRGNVSKILTQKLRKSVGQISKDKAKFHLLNLQAIRFPGNKTQLRWTKVGTVKGAKEVHLDTIIWPGGGIVPAYLEQGGEKIGMPMYRIVTALASPFTMVTSLQEGLCLRGIFCRQGSTVMCCYGLSMDLMSVVSRELGFRYDLYLVQDGLFGKRNGRSGAWNGIMGELVSGRAQLAFAPLSVSAHRAEVVDFTTPYFFSGVSFLTAPKLKPEIPLFAFLVPFSTELWIAVFTSLNFTAIAVALYEWFSPFGLNPWGRQRSKNFSIASALWVMWGLLCGHLVAFKAPKSWPNKFLINIWGGFSVIFVASYTANIAALIAGLFFHSAVSNYHDKSLLLQKVGAPRASAAEYYVKKANPPLWSHMARYSLSNVAEGVERLRNGSLDILIADTPILDYYRAIDDGCRLQKIGDTINEDTYAVALTKGHPLKESISKVIANYTSTGLLDILQEKWYGGLPCIRGRGGMDTGLEHKQGGQPRPLDVASVAGVFCLLGMGVVLGSIILAGEHLFYKYTLPRLRHRPEDSIWRSRNVMFFSQKLYRFINCVELVSPHHAARELVHTKEHEQRRRRKSKAQFFEMIQEIRRVQQEEKIETVPEEPGKLSAVRKDEKGRERSRSKSPLMPRSPKSKEKSRSSTNLSGSRLGLSPVNLETPMKPREFTLSSTNLRARSPLETVGRRLSHGDGGSPPPRLGSHFGGSATLRPLAPIKSDAAAVGSAATAPRYSRSPAKRGQSFPVFATLRPPHSTGHQMSKSPLLSPTNELTSAIGRKLSREWGSGTIDLTRSSEAVGGGSTCTLNQQMTLSLERPTHEKAKNDALPIKTPIRRARSHENRDTGKLMADLPSPRLTAQPVVGGRSVSERTKKQLESELKAILSARAHHRDLHPP, from the exons ATGTCTGGCTCCTCTCGGAGAATTGCCTTTCTATTTTTGTTGGGAGCGTCCTTCTGCTGGACAGCCTCCTGCTCCGCGAACCTGGCCAGGCCTGCGAGAGCGACCAAGGGCAGGCTTCCAACACCTTACTCTTCGTGGCGCGTGGTGCTATGCCTGACACAGTCGCAGAGCTCCCTTAAGACGGATATTCAGAAGGCGTGGGATAAAGCGAGGCTGGAGTCAAGCCACGCGGACATGAATGTATCCTACATAGAGGCACTGCCTAAGGCAGACTCGCTGACGTATCCTCTGTCGCTGCTGAACAAGTTCTGCACCGAGATTAAAGCTGGGAAGACAGTGCTGAGCCTGATCATCGGGGGAGGGTCAGCTGCAAGGTTCCTCGTTACAGCTGCAGCCGCTTTAAACCTCCCAGCGTTGTGGTTGCCATTCACGCACGAGGACTACCTTCGGCAG GGAAATCTTGGGAGGTTCGAGAGTCGCATAGGCTCGAGTACCAAAGAAGTCGGGGCAGCTGCTGCGGCTTTAATGCACAGGGCTAACTGGCACGCGTTCACTCTTCTCATCGACACCACCCTGCTTCCAGTGACTCATCTTTTGCAAACGGATCAACCGACATTAACGCCCAGGACGATTATACACCTGCCGACGAACGACAAGACTTTGAGGATGAGACTGAGACGAGTTGCCGAAGAAGGAGGGAGCGGAGGAGTCATAGTGATGGGTTGCGATCTGAACAACGCGAGGAAGATACTCGCTGCCGCGGGGAAGTTCGAGATGCTCGCTGGGAGGTTCCTGTGGCTCTGGCTGGACCTCAAAGCGGAGTTAAGGCCCAACGAGCCGAATATAATTAGTACGCACATCGTGCACAACTCGAGGGCGGCGCTCGCGACGAATGAGAACTCAGCGCCCGCAGAGAGCGCGAACAGAAACGCGAACCTGGTGATCGAGAGCCACCTGGCGCTGGACTCTCTGCCGAGCTTGGCCAACGACATACATCGACTGCAGGAGTACAGGTGGCAGAACGAGAAGACTGCGGTGAAGCAGGAGGAGAAACGATTTCACTTGAGCGACGACGAGGAGTTTCGGTTCACGGACAAGGACCTGAATTCTAAGGACTTCATGCCGGTCGGCATGCTCGCCCTAAGGCCCTCTGGCGTGAAGCTGATAGGCAGCGACACGATATTGTCTAGGGTGATAAGGGAGACCTCGCAGGCATTGGACGAGACGCTACTAGAAATCAAGACAAAGGTGAATCGTTTGGGGGAGCTGCAACTGGAGGAGAACTTCACGCCGGAGTGCCTCCCGGAGCGGAAGTCTAAGTTCCTCGCCAGCGAGATTAGAGGTAACGTCTCTAAGATCTTGACGCAGAAGCTGAGGAAGTCCGTGGGTCAGATTTCGAAGGACAAGGCTAAGTTTCACTTGCTGAACTTGCAAGCCATAAGGTTCCCCGGGAATAAGACTCAACTGAG ATGGACGAAAGTGGGCACCGTGAAGGGTGCGAAGGAAGTTCACCTCGACACCATCATCTGGCCAGGGGGCGGGATTGTTCCGGCCTACCTCGAGCAAGGCGGCGAGAAGATAGGGATGCCTATGTACCGAATCGTCACGGCGCTCGCGTCGCCGTTCACCATGGTGACTAGCTTGCAAGAAGGTCTCTGCCTCAGAGGAATATTCTGCCGCCAAGGCAGCACTGTGATGTGTTGTTACGGTCTAAGCATGGACCTGATGTCCGTGGTGTCTCGCGAGCTAGGATTCCGCTACGACCTATACCTGGTGCAGGACGGCCTGTTCGGGAAGAGGAACGGCAGAAGCGGCGCTTGGAACGGAATAATGGGGGAGCTGGTTTCCGGGCGGGCGCAGCTGGCATTCGCGCCTCTGAGCGTGTCCGCTCACAGAGCCGAGGTAGTGGACTTCACCACGCCGTACTTCTTTAGCGGAGTTAGCTTCCTGACCGCGCCGAAGCTGAAGCCCGAGATTCCGCTGTTCGCGTTTCTCGTCCCGTTCAGCACGGAGCTGTGGATCGCCGTCTTCACGTCCCTGAACTTCACTGCCATAGCAGTGGCGCTGTACGAGTGGTTCAGCCCGTTCGGTCTGAACCCCTGGGGCAGACAACGAAGCAAGAACTTCTCGATAGCCTCCGCCTTGTGGGTGATGTGGGGCCTCCTCTGCGGCCACCTGGTCGCCTTCAAGGCCCCCAAGTCCTGGCCTAACAAGTTTCTCATCAACATTTGGGGAGGCTTCTCTGTTATTTTCGTGGCTTCCTACACGGCCAACATAGCCGCCCTCATCGCGGGGCTCTTCTTCCACTCGGCAGTGAGCAACTATCATGACAAAAGC TTACTGCTGCAGAAGGTCGGCGCGCCGAGGGCATCCGCGGCCGAATACTACGTGAAGAAAGCAAACCCGCCGCTGTGGTCGCACATGGCGCGCTACTCGCTGTCAAACGTCGCCGAGGGCGTAGAGAGGTTAAGGAACGGTAGCTTGGATATCCTGATAGCCGACACCCCTATTCTGGATTACTATCGAGCGATAGACGACGGCTGCCGCTTGCAAAAGATCGGCGACACCATAAACGAGGACACGTACGCCGTGGCCCTTACAAAGGGGCACCCGCTGAAAGAAAGTATCTCCAAAGTAATAGCAAACTACACGAGCACAGGGTTGCTGGATATATTGCAGGAGAAATG GTACGGCGGGCTGCCTTGTATTCGAGGCAGGGGCGGTATGGACACAGGCCTGGAGCACAAGCAAGGAGGCCAGCCGAGACCTCTGGACGTGGCTTCTGTGGCTGGTGTGTTTTGCCTCCTCGGGATGGGCGTGGTGCTTGGCAGCATCATACTGGCCGGGGAGCACCTGTTTTATAAGTACACCCTGCCGAGGCTGAGGCACAGGCCAGAGGACTCTATATGGCGCAGCCGGAACGTGATGTTCTTCTCGCAGAAGCTGTACAGATTCATCAATTGCGTGGAGCTGGTGTCGCCCCATCACGCCGCCCGGGAATTGGTTCACACG AAGGAGCACGAACAGCGTCGTCGACGGAAAAGCAAAGCCCAGTTCTTCGAGATGATTCAAGAGATTCGAAG AGTCCAGCAAGAGGAAAAGATAGAGACAGTGCCGGAGGAGCCGGGCAAACTGTCGGCGGTCAGGAAGGACGAGAAAGGGAGGGAGAGGAGCCGTAGCAAAAGCCCTCTGATGCCTCGTAGCCCGAAGAGCAAGGAGAAGAGCAGGAGCTCGACCAATCTGTCCGGCTCCAGGCTCGGCTTATCCCCGGTCAACTTGGAAACCCCGATGAAACCGAGGGAGTTCACCCTGAGCAGCACGAACCTCAGGGCGAGGAGCCCGCTGGAGACCGTGGGCCGGCGATTGAGCCACGGCGACGGCGGCTCGCCACCGCCGCGTCTCGGCTCTCACTTCGGCGGGAGCGCCACCTTGCGGCCGCTAGCTCCGATCAAGAGCGACGCCGCTGCGGTCGGGAGCGCCGCGACGGCCCCGAGGTACTCCCGGAGCCCAGCGAAACGTGGACAATCCTTTCCGGTGTTCGCCACGCTCAGGCCGCCGCACTCCACCGGCCATCAAATGTCCAAGAGCCCCTTGCTGTCGCCCACCAACGAGCTCACGTCCGCCATCGGCAGGAAACTGTCGCGGGAATGGGGCTCCGGCACCATCGACCTCACCAGGTCCTCCGAGGCGGTCGGCGGTGGCTCCACCTGCACGCTCAACCAGCAAATGACCCTCTCCTTGGAGCGCCCGACGCACGAGAAGGCGAAGAACGACGCGCTGCCGATCAAGACCCCGATACGGCGGGCCAGGAGCCACGAGAACAGAGACACTGGCAAACTGATGGCCGATCTGCCGTCGCCGAGGCTCACCGCGCAGCCGGTGGTGGGAGGCCGATCGGTAAGCGAACGAACCAAAAAGCAATTAGAGTCCGAGCTGAAAGCTATATTGAGCGCCAGGGCTCACCACCGCGACTTGCATCCTCCTTGA